In Leucobacter denitrificans, the genomic window TTCGGGCTTCAACGTTGGAGACGAGGTAGTTGCCGAGACTCCTGGCGGGGGACTCGCGCTCTTTGTTGCTGTGCCGGTGAGGCGACTTGTACATCGGCCCGAGGCAGTTTCAGTGGATCATGCCGCCGCACTTCCGATCGCCGGCGGTACCGCAGTGCAGGCGCTCGAGCTCGCGCGGGTTGGCTCTGGAAGTCGTGTACTCGTCATTGGCGCCTCGGGAGGCGTTGGCACGTACGCCGTTCAACTCGCGCGGATTGTGGGTGCCGAGGTCTCGGCCCTGTGTGGTGAACGCTCGAGGGTCCTGGTTGAGGAACTCGGTGCGATCCGCACGCATGACTACCGGCAGACCAGCCTCGCCGAGCTGCCGCAATCGAGTTTCGACGCGATTATCGACATCGCTGGCACTGCCCCGCTCCCAGAACTCCGTGGCCTCCTTGCGCCGGGTGGCACCCTCGTCATGGTCGCTGGTGAGGGTGGATCGGTCCTCGGCCCAATCCCACGAATCCTACGCGCGGTGACCATGCGCAAACCGGAGGGTCGCAGGATCCGCCCGCTTGCAGCGGTCGCGAAGCCTGAAATTCTTGAGCGGTTACTCGCGTTCGCCGCCGAGGGCCAACTTCGGCCC contains:
- a CDS encoding NAD(P)-dependent alcohol dehydrogenase produces the protein MNASELPVAAPTYFAESTMQAWVQHRYGGAEEVALKTIAVPKPKSDEVIVRARATGLNAADARLMRGTPALLRLGFGITRPKQPVRGIDIAGTIVALGSKASESSSGFNVGDEVVAETPGGGLALFVAVPVRRLVHRPEAVSVDHAAALPIAGGTAVQALELARVGSGSRVLVIGASGGVGTYAVQLARIVGAEVSALCGERSRVLVEELGAIRTHDYRQTSLAELPQSSFDAIIDIAGTAPLPELRGLLAPGGTLVMVAGEGGSVLGPIPRILRAVTMRKPEGRRIRPLAAVAKPEILERLLAFAAEGQLRPVIEHTYSFTEGRDALTRIDSGRTVGKLVVRGLPL